A stretch of Acidobacteriota bacterium DNA encodes these proteins:
- a CDS encoding glucose-1-phosphate thymidylyltransferase: MKGLILSGGKGTRLRPLTYTSAKQLVPVANKPVLFFGIESIVAAGIEEIGIVVGDTGDEIREAVGDGSAFGARVTYIQQEAPLGLAHAVLIAEDFLGDDSFVMYLGDNLIAGGITSLVDEFRELDCAAQILLAEVSNPQQFGVAELQDDGRIRRLVEKPAEPKSNLALVGVYMFGPEIMQSVKSIKPSGRGELEITDAIQNLIDRGLDVHPHEVRGWWKDTGKLEDMLEANRIVLETLETRRGSQVCEGSSIEGRVAVGDGVEIIDSVVRGPVVIGEGARLEGAFVGPYTSIGDGCVLSSCEIENSIVLAGSQIVEVPLRIDGSLIGRNVRIAKTDMKPKAYRFMVGDNSEVGVI, translated from the coding sequence ATGAAAGGCCTGATCCTCTCCGGCGGCAAGGGAACCCGCCTGCGGCCGCTGACCTACACCTCGGCCAAGCAACTGGTGCCGGTCGCTAACAAGCCGGTGCTGTTCTTCGGCATCGAGTCGATCGTCGCCGCCGGCATCGAGGAGATCGGCATCGTGGTGGGCGACACCGGCGACGAGATCCGCGAGGCGGTGGGCGACGGTTCGGCCTTTGGGGCGCGGGTCACCTACATACAGCAAGAAGCGCCCCTCGGCCTGGCCCACGCGGTGTTGATCGCCGAGGACTTCCTGGGCGACGATTCCTTCGTAATGTACCTGGGCGACAACCTGATCGCCGGCGGTATCACCAGCCTGGTGGACGAGTTCCGGGAACTCGACTGCGCCGCCCAGATCCTGCTGGCGGAGGTGTCCAACCCGCAGCAGTTCGGGGTGGCGGAGCTACAGGACGACGGCCGCATCCGCCGCCTGGTGGAGAAGCCGGCGGAGCCGAAGAGCAACCTGGCGTTGGTCGGGGTGTACATGTTCGGGCCGGAGATCATGCAGTCGGTCAAGTCCATCAAACCGTCCGGCCGCGGCGAGCTGGAGATCACCGACGCCATTCAAAACCTGATCGACCGCGGCCTCGACGTCCATCCGCACGAGGTGCGCGGCTGGTGGAAGGACACCGGCAAGCTCGAAGACATGCTGGAGGCCAACCGCATTGTGCTCGAGACTCTCGAAACGCGCCGCGGCAGCCAGGTGTGCGAGGGCAGCTCCATCGAGGGCCGGGTGGCGGTCGGCGACGGTGTCGAGATCATCGATTCGGTGGTGCGCGGCCCGGTGGTGATCGGCGAAGGGGCGCGCCTCGAAGGGGCTTTCGTCGGTCCCTACACCTCGATCGGCGATGGCTGCGTGCTCTCTTCCTGCGAGATCGAGAACTCCATCGTCCTCGCCGGCAGCCAGATCGTCGAGGTGCCGCTGCGCATCGACGGCTCCTTGATCGGCCGCAACGTGCGCATCGCTAAGACCGACATGAAGCCCAAGGCCTACCGCTTCATGGTGGGAGACAACTCCGAGGTGGGAGTGATCTGA
- the lptD gene encoding LPS assembly protein LptD, producing MAHPVPSRPMPSLFGGVLVGLALWAMPPAIAAQVPVEEPASAEIPVGAEGEIREPDGGDEPVESAADEPAEPERELTEFKLPLSGEQGGGVVSGVAVDLEFERDDYVVISGFVEIEYQDVVLKADRVEVDLSTRLATAEGNVIVDQGPRRVAAEWAEFHLEEKTGTFREATAYVDPDYYFSGAEVSKIAADVYTVTDGVFTSCEDDVPDWSFRLGEARVEVEGYARVKHASMRLKKLPVLYTPYIVWPTKRERTSGLLVPNIGYSDRRGAYLGLAYYQVLGRSYDTTMFLDLYSEGFVGLGNEFRYRPTEGTLGNFRGYVIQDADLNNDWRWKLEFDHEQNDLPGGMRGVATVRRTSDFEFFRDFERDFDRASRSFEESRAFISGNWGSHLLNIEVTDRESFIGGSTTTDRRLPDVEYQLRATQLGKSPFVVSMNTSASYLSVDRSETYVADYGRFDIQPRVSVPFRPASWLSVSIDGGYRFTWYEDSLDETRTGFSGDSLSRAFPVAGASLVGPSFSRIFSPQKGRFGKLRHVIEPRVTYTYVGDFDDQLEVPQFDGVDGFATNNSVRVALVNRLKAKARDEEKGGGARDILSLEIGRSYSFDDDLPGEVGAGETSQAGPLDALLRFNPSERTSLRVQAFYSPLFQQVLGTSVTSRWSGKRAGYLVRWNRAYRAETGDISRDQARIETNFDILPKRLKARISVDYDIERSEFQEKRLFLDYLSQCYSLRLELRDYTVNNVEETDYRFAFTLKNVGTFLDLTGRYE from the coding sequence ATGGCGCATCCTGTCCCTTCCCGCCCCATGCCGTCGCTCTTCGGCGGCGTTCTGGTCGGCCTCGCCCTGTGGGCGATGCCGCCGGCGATCGCGGCCCAGGTACCGGTGGAAGAGCCCGCCTCCGCCGAAATTCCGGTGGGCGCCGAAGGCGAGATTCGAGAGCCCGACGGCGGTGACGAACCCGTGGAGTCCGCGGCCGACGAACCGGCCGAGCCGGAGCGCGAGCTGACGGAGTTCAAGCTGCCGCTGTCCGGAGAGCAGGGCGGCGGGGTGGTTTCCGGCGTTGCCGTGGATCTCGAGTTCGAGCGCGACGACTACGTAGTGATAAGCGGCTTCGTCGAGATCGAGTACCAGGATGTCGTGCTCAAGGCGGACCGGGTGGAGGTGGACCTCTCCACCCGCCTCGCCACCGCCGAGGGTAACGTCATCGTCGATCAGGGACCGCGCCGGGTGGCCGCCGAGTGGGCAGAATTCCACCTCGAAGAGAAGACCGGCACCTTCCGGGAGGCCACCGCCTACGTCGATCCGGACTATTACTTCTCCGGCGCCGAGGTGTCGAAGATCGCCGCCGACGTGTATACGGTGACCGACGGTGTGTTCACTTCCTGCGAGGACGACGTGCCGGACTGGAGCTTCCGCCTCGGCGAGGCGCGGGTGGAGGTGGAAGGCTACGCGCGGGTCAAGCACGCCTCGATGCGGTTGAAGAAGCTGCCGGTGCTCTATACGCCCTACATCGTATGGCCCACCAAGCGCGAGCGCACCTCCGGCCTGCTGGTGCCGAACATCGGCTACTCGGACCGCCGCGGCGCGTACCTCGGCCTGGCCTACTACCAGGTGCTCGGCCGCAGCTACGACACCACCATGTTTTTGGATCTCTACAGCGAAGGCTTCGTCGGCCTCGGCAACGAGTTCCGCTACCGGCCGACGGAGGGCACCCTCGGCAACTTCCGGGGCTACGTGATCCAGGATGCCGATCTCAACAACGACTGGCGCTGGAAGCTGGAGTTCGACCACGAGCAGAACGACCTGCCCGGCGGAATGCGCGGCGTGGCGACGGTGCGGCGCACTTCGGATTTCGAGTTCTTCCGGGACTTCGAGCGCGATTTCGACCGCGCCTCCCGCAGCTTCGAGGAGAGCCGCGCCTTCATTTCCGGCAACTGGGGCTCCCACCTGTTGAACATCGAGGTGACGGACCGCGAGTCCTTCATCGGCGGCAGTACCACCACCGACCGCCGCTTGCCGGATGTCGAGTACCAGCTACGCGCCACCCAGCTCGGCAAGAGCCCCTTCGTTGTGTCGATGAACACCTCCGCTTCGTACCTCTCCGTCGATCGCTCGGAGACCTACGTGGCGGACTACGGTCGCTTCGACATCCAGCCGCGGGTCTCCGTACCCTTCCGGCCGGCTTCCTGGCTGTCCGTGTCGATCGACGGCGGCTACCGCTTCACCTGGTACGAGGACAGCCTCGACGAGACGCGCACCGGTTTTTCCGGCGACAGCCTGAGCCGCGCCTTCCCGGTGGCCGGAGCGAGTTTGGTCGGCCCCTCCTTCTCGCGCATTTTCAGTCCGCAGAAGGGACGTTTCGGCAAACTTCGGCACGTCATCGAGCCACGGGTGACCTACACCTATGTGGGCGATTTCGACGACCAGTTGGAAGTGCCGCAGTTCGATGGGGTGGACGGCTTCGCCACCAACAACTCGGTGCGCGTGGCGCTGGTCAATCGCCTCAAGGCCAAGGCGCGGGACGAGGAGAAGGGTGGCGGCGCCCGCGACATCCTGAGTTTGGAGATCGGCCGCAGCTACAGCTTCGATGACGATCTGCCGGGAGAGGTGGGGGCCGGCGAAACGTCCCAGGCCGGTCCGTTGGATGCGTTGCTGCGGTTCAACCCCAGCGAGCGCACCAGCCTGCGGGTCCAAGCTTTCTACAGTCCCCTTTTCCAGCAGGTGCTCGGCACCTCCGTGACCAGCCGGTGGTCCGGCAAGCGCGCCGGCTACCTGGTGCGCTGGAATCGGGCCTACCGAGCCGAGACCGGCGACATCAGCCGCGATCAGGCGCGGATCGAGACCAACTTTGACATTCTCCCTAAGCGCCTCAAGGCCCGTATTTCCGTCGACTACGACATCGAACGCAGCGAATTCCAGGAGAAGCGGCTATTCCTGGACTACCTCTCCCAGTGCTACAGCCTTCGCCTGGAGCTGCGCGACTACACGGTGAACAACGTCGAAGAGACGGACTACCGCTTTGCCTTCACCCTCAAGAACGTGGGAACCTTCCTCGACCTGACCGGTCGCTACGAGTAG
- a CDS encoding thiolase family protein — translation MEDVVILSAARTPIGSFQGALSSLSGHALGARALEGACERAGVAPRDIEQVNMGCVLTAGQGQAPARQAALGAGCPEATGAITLNKVCGSAMRAIMIGANDLRCGDYRVVAAGGMESMSQAPYLATGARDGLRLGHGKLIDSMIHDGLWDPYNDKHMGNCAETCAAKYEFSREAQDAFAGESYRRARQATEDGSFGREIVPVEVPRRKKDPLRVERDEEPFRVDLERMASLRPAFQRDGGTVTAANASTINDGAAAVLLTTASHARELGRRPLARIVGHSTFAQDPEWFTTSPVGAVKNVLGRHGLTAADIDLWEINEAFAVVAMAFQQELEIDPERVNVYGGAVALGHPIGASGARILVTLLNAMEARDAHRGCAAICIGGGEATAIVVER, via the coding sequence ATGGAAGACGTCGTCATACTGAGTGCCGCCCGCACGCCCATCGGTTCCTTTCAAGGGGCGCTCTCCAGCCTTTCCGGCCACGCGCTGGGAGCCCGCGCCCTGGAAGGGGCTTGCGAGCGGGCGGGAGTGGCTCCGCGGGACATCGAGCAGGTCAACATGGGCTGCGTGCTGACCGCCGGCCAGGGCCAGGCTCCGGCCCGCCAGGCGGCCCTCGGCGCCGGCTGTCCCGAGGCGACCGGCGCGATCACTCTGAACAAGGTGTGCGGTTCCGCCATGCGCGCGATCATGATCGGTGCCAACGACCTGCGCTGCGGCGACTATCGGGTGGTGGCCGCCGGCGGCATGGAGAGCATGAGCCAGGCGCCGTACCTGGCAACCGGCGCCCGCGACGGCCTGCGCCTAGGCCACGGCAAGCTGATCGACTCGATGATCCACGACGGCCTGTGGGACCCTTACAACGACAAGCACATGGGTAACTGCGCGGAGACCTGCGCGGCGAAGTACGAGTTTTCCCGCGAGGCGCAGGACGCCTTCGCCGGGGAGAGCTACCGCCGCGCCCGGCAGGCTACCGAAGACGGCTCCTTCGGCCGCGAGATCGTGCCGGTGGAGGTGCCTCGGCGCAAGAAGGATCCGCTCAGGGTGGAGCGCGACGAGGAGCCCTTCCGGGTGGACCTCGAACGCATGGCCTCGCTCCGGCCGGCCTTCCAGCGCGACGGCGGTACGGTTACCGCCGCCAACGCCAGCACCATCAACGACGGCGCCGCGGCGGTGCTGCTGACCACCGCTTCCCACGCCCGGGAACTGGGGCGAAGGCCGCTGGCGCGCATCGTCGGTCACTCCACCTTCGCGCAGGATCCGGAATGGTTCACCACCTCACCGGTGGGTGCCGTGAAAAACGTCCTCGGCCGCCACGGCCTGACCGCCGCGGACATCGACCTGTGGGAGATCAACGAGGCCTTCGCGGTGGTCGCCATGGCCTTCCAGCAGGAACTGGAGATCGACCCGGAGCGGGTCAATGTCTACGGCGGCGCGGTGGCTCTGGGGCATCCCATCGGCGCCTCCGGCGCCCGCATTCTGGTCACCTTGCTCAATGCCATGGAGGCGCGCGATGCGCACCGCGGTTGCGCCGCCATCTGCATCGGCGGCGGCGAGGCGACGGCGATCGTGGTCGAGCGCTGA
- the ruvX gene encoding Holliday junction resolvase RuvX gives MPDEPTMRTLGIDYGDRRIGLAISDPEGRLAVPLTTLERRDNRHAVRRIAALAASERVEALVIGEPRGLDGSRGPAAERAVAFGRRLAAATGLPLHTVDEALTSVEAEERLAAAGVDPRQHPERVDSVAAQILLQDALDLGIQPPPSPEALE, from the coding sequence ATGCCCGACGAACCCACCATGCGAACCCTAGGAATCGACTACGGTGACCGGCGCATTGGGCTGGCGATCTCCGATCCGGAGGGCCGGCTGGCGGTTCCCCTGACCACCCTCGAACGCCGGGACAACCGCCACGCCGTGCGCCGGATCGCGGCCTTGGCCGCCAGCGAGCGAGTCGAAGCGCTGGTGATCGGCGAACCCCGTGGACTCGACGGCAGCCGCGGGCCTGCCGCCGAGCGCGCCGTCGCCTTTGGCCGGCGCCTGGCGGCGGCGACGGGCCTGCCGCTCCACACGGTCGACGAGGCCTTGACCAGCGTCGAGGCGGAAGAGCGCCTGGCCGCCGCCGGCGTCGATCCTCGGCAACACCCGGAACGGGTGGATTCCGTGGCGGCGCAGATCCTCCTGCAGGACGCCCTGGATCTCGGCATTCAGCCGCCACCGTCCCCGGAGGCCCTCGAGTGA
- the mltG gene encoding endolytic transglycosylase MltG gives MKRLFGLLLLFLLLALMVAGGAGWWLWQRTDQPYKAYAGDGKTVVVEPGMAVTTILAELSAEGVLEDPTAARLYLVYGLDNPPLQAGEYRFEGALSTRQVLAKLIAGDIVTHPVTLVEGKTLAETAKILADAGFGDRRAFEAAMNDPAPIADLDPAANDLEGYLFPDTYRFARGTGEVEIVQRLVETFRQRFGEAYSPSDSEGGGRSLREAVILASVVEKEARLADERPVIAGVYANRLERGIALYADPTVIYALMRLDRWNGNLTRDNLQVDSPYNTYRYPGLPPGPICSPGLGSLRAAADPAEVPYLYFVSRNDGSHVFARTLGEHNRNVNEWQKRYWRRRWAEERAAESRGDSPSP, from the coding sequence GTGAAGCGTCTCTTCGGCCTCCTGCTGCTGTTTCTCTTGCTCGCGCTGATGGTCGCCGGGGGCGCCGGCTGGTGGCTCTGGCAGCGCACCGACCAGCCCTACAAGGCCTATGCTGGGGACGGCAAGACGGTGGTGGTGGAGCCCGGCATGGCGGTGACCACCATCCTGGCGGAACTCTCCGCCGAAGGGGTGCTGGAGGATCCCACCGCCGCCCGCCTCTACCTGGTCTACGGCCTCGACAATCCACCGCTGCAGGCCGGCGAGTACCGCTTCGAGGGCGCGCTCTCCACCCGCCAGGTGCTCGCCAAGTTGATCGCCGGCGACATCGTCACCCACCCGGTCACCCTGGTCGAAGGCAAGACCCTCGCCGAGACGGCGAAGATCCTGGCGGACGCGGGTTTCGGCGACCGCCGGGCCTTCGAAGCGGCGATGAACGATCCCGCCCCGATCGCCGATCTCGATCCGGCGGCGAACGATCTCGAAGGCTATCTGTTTCCGGATACCTACCGATTTGCCCGCGGCACCGGCGAGGTGGAGATCGTCCAGCGGTTGGTCGAGACCTTCCGCCAACGCTTCGGCGAGGCCTACTCGCCGAGCGACTCGGAGGGCGGCGGCCGCTCGCTGCGGGAGGCGGTGATCCTCGCCAGCGTGGTGGAGAAGGAGGCACGCCTGGCGGACGAGCGGCCGGTGATCGCCGGCGTCTATGCCAATCGCCTGGAACGAGGCATCGCCCTGTACGCCGACCCGACGGTGATCTACGCCCTGATGCGCCTCGACCGCTGGAACGGCAACCTGACCCGCGACAACCTGCAGGTGGATTCGCCTTACAACACCTACCGCTATCCGGGCCTACCGCCGGGGCCGATCTGCTCTCCGGGCCTCGGCAGCTTGCGGGCGGCGGCGGATCCGGCGGAGGTACCGTACCTCTACTTCGTCAGCCGCAACGACGGTTCCCACGTCTTCGCCCGCACCCTCGGCGAACACAACCGCAACGTCAACGAATGGCAGAAGCGCTATTGGCGGCGACGCTGGGCGGAAGAACGGGCCGCGGAATCGCGCGGCGATTCGCCGTCTCCCTGA
- a CDS encoding TonB family protein, giving the protein MSRLEEFGPYLLLKKLSEDSLGETFRAGRVGQQEVQEVLLLRVFNGRNINGAHLWNAVRDRRGVQEGLKSPNIGLGTDLGEVRGIPYIAYDYISGKNLSDLLVAASSQQQPMPVDHALLAAERIALALAMAYETRFEGQRVSHGFVVPHLIMVSSEGETRLLGFEVAPGLTGLASGGAFSTSVTRYLAPEALAEGQAQAVDDTFSLGVILYELLTCQPLPPPEAEGYGPVIRQGRLGAEGEAIPADLAQFLESSLAPRGQRIADAATWHKELSKIILDGQHTATTFNLAFFMHNLFRHEIERESEEIEAEKTIEIPTAVIQQAIQQEPPTPVAAVAAPAAAAAPAATATTGSVLPDAKLEETGPVPVERQGGKRGLWIGLAAAAALIAAAALGLLYWNQQRTEVAEAPVEPPPVVTPATEVDAAELEPEEPAGPTPEEIQAQLADMIDSRSEEMEAKLRSQYDERIARLQNQLTETQDAAAEREAELEAARQAEADRIAEEERIEAERVAAEEKAAEEAAAKVAAEKLAQEQAAAEAAAAEAAAKPEPPKVRLGELVRPGAGVTPPKIERLPDPNYPAIARRLNKQAVVEVRLLVDETGRVTEAETVGEEVGYGFEQAALEAARRARYTPAKKNGVRVKMYTNLTMRFTP; this is encoded by the coding sequence ATGAGCCGTCTCGAAGAGTTTGGCCCCTATCTTCTTCTGAAAAAACTGAGTGAGGACTCCCTCGGAGAAACCTTCCGAGCCGGCCGGGTGGGCCAGCAGGAAGTGCAAGAAGTGCTGCTGCTGCGGGTGTTCAACGGCCGCAATATCAATGGCGCCCACCTGTGGAACGCGGTGCGCGACCGCCGCGGCGTCCAGGAAGGTCTCAAGAGCCCGAACATCGGCCTGGGCACCGACCTCGGCGAAGTGCGCGGCATTCCGTACATCGCCTACGACTACATTTCCGGCAAGAACCTGAGCGACCTGCTGGTCGCCGCCAGCTCCCAGCAACAGCCGATGCCGGTGGACCACGCGCTGCTGGCCGCCGAACGTATCGCTCTGGCCCTCGCCATGGCCTACGAAACACGCTTCGAAGGCCAGCGGGTATCCCACGGCTTCGTGGTGCCTCACCTGATCATGGTGTCGAGCGAAGGCGAAACCCGACTGCTCGGTTTCGAGGTGGCGCCGGGCCTTACCGGCCTCGCCTCCGGTGGCGCCTTCAGCACCAGCGTCACCCGTTACCTGGCGCCGGAAGCCCTCGCCGAGGGCCAGGCCCAGGCGGTGGACGACACCTTCTCCTTGGGCGTCATCCTCTACGAGTTGTTGACTTGCCAGCCGCTGCCGCCGCCGGAGGCAGAGGGTTACGGCCCGGTGATCCGCCAGGGGCGCCTCGGCGCCGAAGGCGAGGCGATACCGGCGGATCTCGCCCAGTTCCTGGAGAGCAGCCTGGCCCCCCGCGGCCAGCGCATCGCCGACGCCGCGACCTGGCACAAGGAACTGTCGAAGATCATCCTCGACGGGCAGCACACGGCGACCACCTTCAACCTCGCCTTCTTCATGCACAACCTCTTCCGCCACGAGATCGAGCGAGAGTCCGAAGAGATCGAGGCGGAAAAGACCATCGAGATCCCCACCGCGGTGATCCAGCAGGCGATCCAGCAGGAGCCACCGACCCCCGTCGCCGCGGTCGCCGCTCCAGCGGCCGCCGCCGCACCGGCGGCGACAGCGACCACCGGATCGGTCTTGCCGGACGCGAAGCTGGAGGAAACGGGCCCCGTGCCGGTGGAGCGGCAAGGCGGCAAGCGAGGACTGTGGATCGGCCTGGCGGCCGCCGCCGCCCTGATCGCGGCTGCCGCCCTTGGGCTGCTGTACTGGAATCAGCAGCGCACGGAGGTGGCCGAGGCGCCGGTCGAACCGCCGCCGGTGGTCACACCGGCGACGGAGGTCGATGCCGCCGAACTCGAACCGGAGGAGCCGGCCGGCCCCACGCCGGAAGAGATCCAGGCACAACTCGCCGACATGATCGATTCCCGCAGCGAGGAGATGGAGGCCAAGTTGCGGTCGCAGTACGACGAACGCATCGCCCGCCTGCAGAACCAGCTCACGGAAACCCAGGATGCCGCCGCCGAGCGCGAGGCGGAACTCGAAGCCGCCCGCCAGGCGGAAGCGGATCGCATCGCCGAAGAAGAGCGCATCGAGGCCGAGCGCGTCGCCGCCGAGGAGAAGGCGGCGGAAGAAGCCGCCGCCAAAGTCGCCGCTGAGAAGCTCGCCCAGGAGCAAGCGGCGGCCGAAGCCGCCGCCGCGGAAGCCGCGGCCAAGCCGGAGCCGCCCAAGGTGCGCCTCGGCGAACTGGTGCGGCCCGGCGCTGGCGTCACGCCGCCGAAGATCGAGCGGCTACCGGACCCGAACTATCCCGCCATCGCCCGGCGTCTGAACAAGCAGGCGGTGGTCGAGGTGCGGCTGCTGGTCGACGAGACCGGGAGGGTGACCGAAGCGGAGACGGTCGGCGAGGAGGTCGGCTACGGCTTCGAGCAGGCCGCCCTGGAAGCCGCCCGGCGGGCGCGCTACACCCCGGCCAAGAAGAACGGCGTGCGGGTGAAGATGTATACCAACCTCACCATGCGGTTTACGCCATAG
- a CDS encoding CsgG/HfaB family protein — MKRLISFSILFGLLALCVSPAFAADKPRIAVLEFQNKADNQWWYHGGAEAAQDVFVTELVKSQKFRVIEREQINAIMREKGLNLSGDVDASTAMKIGKLLGVQYMLTGSVTEYGVTDTGAHGRRVGRVPGFRAGKRNFVAAMNARIFSVNTGEILWADEARAEESSVKVSVGGFGGGADDKRMFDKVMKPVIQELTASIKSADL, encoded by the coding sequence ATGAAGCGACTGATCAGTTTTTCCATCCTTTTTGGGCTTCTGGCCCTCTGCGTATCCCCGGCCTTCGCGGCCGACAAGCCGCGGATCGCGGTGCTCGAGTTCCAAAACAAGGCCGACAACCAGTGGTGGTACCACGGCGGCGCCGAAGCCGCTCAGGACGTGTTCGTGACGGAGCTGGTGAAGAGCCAGAAATTCCGCGTCATCGAGCGTGAGCAGATCAACGCCATCATGCGCGAGAAGGGCTTGAACCTTTCCGGCGATGTCGATGCCTCCACCGCGATGAAGATCGGCAAGCTTCTCGGCGTGCAGTACATGCTCACCGGGTCGGTCACCGAGTACGGCGTCACGGACACCGGCGCCCACGGCCGCCGGGTCGGCCGCGTGCCGGGCTTCCGTGCCGGCAAGCGGAACTTCGTGGCGGCGATGAACGCCCGCATCTTCAGCGTCAACACCGGTGAGATCCTGTGGGCCGACGAGGCCCGCGCCGAAGAGTCCAGTGTCAAGGTCTCCGTCGGCGGCTTCGGTGGCGGCGCCGACGACAAGCGGATGTTCGACAAGGTGATGAAGCCGGTCATCCAAGAGCTGACCGCCAGCATCAAGTCGGCGGACCTGTAG
- a CDS encoding NADP-dependent malic enzyme gives MKKPLPEDALEYHAREPRGKIKVVPTKPTGTQRDLSLAYSPGVAEPCLEIEKDPLLAYEYTAKGNLVAVISNGSAVLGLGNIGALAGKPVMEGKGVLFKRFADIDVFDLELDTQDPDELIRTVELLEPTFGGINLEDIKAPECFEIEQRLREALSIPVFHDDQHGTAIISAAALLNALELVHKKIADIRLVFSGAGAAAFGCLWLYLELGIRRENILLVDSKGVVHEGREEGMTDQKREFAAATEARTLADALAGADVFVGLSVAGIVSPEMVRSMADRPIVFALANPNPEISWEDACAARDDVIMATGRSDYPNQVNNVLGFPFIFRGALDVRATDIDTGMKLAAVRALAELAREDVPDSVLRAYGVDELTFGPEYLIPKPFDPRILLRVPPAIARAAMESGVAQCPIDDFEAYRRRLETLMSRRREVMFAVIDRARRDPRRIVFPEGEHDKILRASKTLVEEGIAHPVLLARRDKISDRLAKLGLDEGRVTIVHPDSSDRLEGYAARLHHLRRRFGVTPRDAHKLARDRNYFGTLMVESGDADGLISGLTHHYPETIRPALQVIGTRSGVKRVSGAYILSLEDRLLFFADTTVNIDPSAEELAEIALLTAASARRFSVVPRVAMISFSDFGSNRHPAARKVHRAVELVRRQDPSLEVDGEMQADTAVMKSILDQEYPWSRLREPANVLVFPELQSANAAYKLVWRLANAEAIGPILLGLGKPVHVLQRGLEVPDIVNMAALCVVDAQEAAQKETPSTVEEP, from the coding sequence ATGAAGAAACCGCTACCGGAAGACGCACTGGAGTACCACGCCCGCGAGCCCAGGGGCAAGATCAAGGTCGTGCCGACCAAGCCCACGGGCACCCAGCGGGATCTTTCCTTGGCCTACTCGCCGGGGGTGGCAGAGCCCTGCCTGGAGATCGAAAAGGATCCCCTGCTGGCCTACGAGTACACCGCCAAGGGCAATCTGGTGGCGGTGATCAGCAACGGTTCGGCCGTCTTGGGCCTGGGCAACATCGGGGCGCTGGCCGGCAAACCGGTGATGGAGGGCAAGGGGGTTCTGTTCAAGCGCTTCGCGGACATTGACGTGTTCGATCTCGAACTGGACACCCAGGACCCGGACGAGCTGATCCGCACCGTCGAGCTCCTGGAGCCGACCTTCGGAGGCATCAACCTGGAGGACATCAAGGCGCCGGAGTGCTTTGAGATCGAGCAGCGCCTGCGGGAGGCCTTGAGCATCCCGGTGTTCCACGACGACCAACACGGCACGGCGATCATCTCGGCGGCGGCGCTGCTGAACGCCCTGGAACTGGTGCACAAGAAGATCGCAGATATCCGCCTGGTGTTTTCCGGCGCCGGCGCGGCGGCCTTCGGATGTCTGTGGCTTTATCTGGAGCTGGGCATCCGGCGCGAGAACATTCTGCTGGTGGACTCGAAGGGTGTGGTGCACGAGGGCCGCGAGGAGGGGATGACGGATCAAAAGCGGGAGTTTGCGGCGGCCACCGAAGCCCGCACCCTGGCCGATGCCCTGGCCGGTGCCGACGTGTTCGTGGGCCTGTCCGTGGCGGGCATCGTGTCGCCGGAGATGGTGCGCTCGATGGCCGACCGGCCGATCGTCTTCGCCCTGGCCAATCCCAATCCGGAGATCTCTTGGGAGGACGCCTGCGCCGCCCGCGACGACGTCATCATGGCGACCGGCCGCAGCGACTATCCCAACCAGGTGAACAATGTGTTGGGCTTCCCCTTCATCTTCCGCGGCGCCCTCGACGTGCGGGCGACGGACATCGACACCGGCATGAAGCTGGCGGCGGTGAGGGCGCTGGCGGAGCTGGCGCGGGAGGACGTGCCGGACTCGGTGCTGCGGGCCTACGGCGTCGACGAACTGACCTTTGGACCGGAGTATTTGATTCCCAAGCCCTTCGATCCACGGATTCTCCTGCGGGTGCCGCCGGCGATCGCCCGGGCGGCGATGGAATCCGGTGTGGCGCAGTGTCCGATCGATGATTTCGAGGCCTACCGCCGCCGGTTGGAGACGCTGATGTCGCGCCGCCGGGAGGTGATGTTTGCGGTGATCGACCGCGCCCGGCGGGATCCCCGGCGCATTGTCTTCCCGGAGGGCGAGCACGACAAGATCCTGCGCGCCTCGAAGACCCTGGTGGAAGAGGGTATTGCCCACCCGGTGCTGCTCGCCCGGCGGGACAAGATCAGCGACCGCTTGGCGAAGCTGGGACTCGACGAAGGGCGGGTCACCATTGTGCACCCGGACTCGTCGGACCGGCTGGAGGGCTACGCGGCGCGTCTCCACCACCTGCGGCGCCGTTTCGGAGTCACCCCGCGGGATGCTCACAAGCTGGCCCGTGACCGCAACTACTTCGGCACCCTGATGGTGGAGTCCGGCGATGCCGACGGCCTGATCTCCGGGCTGACCCACCACTATCCAGAGACCATCCGGCCGGCGCTCCAGGTGATCGGTACCCGGTCGGGGGTGAAGCGGGTGTCCGGCGCCTACATCCTGTCGCTCGAAGATCGGCTGCTGTTCTTCGCCGACACCACCGTCAACATCGACCCGTCGGCCGAGGAGCTGGCGGAGATTGCGCTGCTGACGGCGGCCTCGGCGCGGCGCTTCAGCGTGGTGCCGCGGGTGGCGATGATCTCCTTCTCGGATTTCGGCTCGAACCGCCATCCGGCGGCGCGCAAGGTGCACCGGGCAGTGGAGCTGGTGCGTCGGCAGGACCCGAGCCTCGAGGTCGACGGCGAGATGCAGGCAGACACGGCGGTGATGAAGTCGATCCTCGATCAGGAATACCCCTGGAGTCGCCTGCGGGAACCGGCCAATGTGCTGGTATTTCCGGAACTCCAGTCCGCCAATGCCGCCTACAAACTGGTGTGGCGCCTGGCCAACGCCGAGGCCATCGGCCCGATTCTTCTCGGCCTGGGCAAGCCGGTGCATGTTCTCCAGCGCGGGCTGGAAGTGCCCGACATCGTCAACATGGCGGCCCTCTGCGTGGTGGACGCGCAGGAGGCAGCCCAGAAGGAAACGCCGTCCACAGTGGAGGAGCCGTGA